TGTAATATTCCTAAAAATGAATTCTTAAGTGGACTTAAAGGCGAGGAAACTGAAACTTGCTAAGAACCCACAAAAAATCTCACACAACCAAAGCATCACACAGTATTTACGCACTCCAAATTGCAGCCGACAACCTCGCAAACAAAAGACTGAACTATCATTCCACAGATAACCCTATTAACCATCTTGCGATTCCATTAACATCTTTTTCCAATTTTCAAGAAATATTGAAACAAGCCCATCACCcgtttctcaaatccaaatatCTCATCACAAATCCAACATATTCCATTATTTCTCAAACAGATTTCAATAAAACGGAAAAGGTCAAATTACAAAAGGGAGAAAAGAGCATACGTCAAGAAAGAATTGGGATGGAACTTCACTGCTCCACCCTCTCTCCAAAAATCCTGAATTTGGTTCCGAGACAGAAAATTCAAAACAGATAGGGGATGGATCAGAAGAAGTCCGGGAAGAAAATAAAGATCGCGATTGTTAAAAGGAGTCCCATCTCATGTTATATAGAGAAAGCTTAAATCTTTACGGCGTCGTTTGTTATGATACGCGAGGGCATTTTCTTTTAGTCCTTCAGCTCTACCTTGGTTACAATTCAGTCCCtttgataattattaatatttttcaaaagcaatcaatattaataataatcataatcATTAATTAAAAGTGTGTCCGAACTTCGGCACCATGCTGTTGAAAAGTCTCTTTATTTTTGgagatattataaaatatatataatgggAAATTTATATCAAAGACTATGGTCTAGAAAAACTTTATCTTGACAGAAACTCAAAACTAAAAAACTATAATTATTTCAAACAATAAATGATATTAAACCGAAAGATTATAACTTGTGACAAAAAGTTTAATAAATTATGGTAAagttttgatttttaaaaaatatggtatcgtaaattaaatgaatgaatgagtgaGATGTGATGTTAGCCAGCAGCAATCCAGTTTCCCAATTTACAGAAAATCTCTCACGCTCGCAGTATTCAGTTTCCAGCCATTGCAAGCATTTTTGTCAACACGTGTAGCCAAGAACGCTCTTGTCCAATTCACCAGGCCTACCTTTTTCCTATATTAATTCACCAAATCTTCATTTCCTATGCAGCAAATCCTTGACCCAAATCCGCAAGTATTTATGGTACAGCGTTCACACCGTAGCTGGCCACAAATCTTCTAATTCTGTCAAAATGGTTGCCGGGACGTCGCCGGAATGGCCTCCTCTTGGCTTTACTGAGAAAATTAAACTCAAGGATGGGAGGAAAATAAAGGTAAAAAATGTTGTGTTTGTGtgtatgtgtttttttttttaaaattgttaacGTTTGAATTCAATTAATTGCCGTTTTCGTGGGTCTGAGTTTGTGTGATTATTCGGTGGCAAACTTAGGAGTTTAAAAAGTTTGATCTTTGCTCCGTGAATTACTTGTAGTTATAGCCGGTGCATTGAAAATTGGAAACAGTGGAAATCAGGTGATTTGGTATAATTCGGTTATTATTGAGGTGCTCTTGTATTACTTGAATTGGTAGAGTTGCTGGATTTGGTACAGAAAGATAAAAACCCTCGTGTATATTCGCTGCATTTAGATACATAGAGATATGTGACAAACAAATGGATATGGTGTTAATTCAATCTTTAAGTGGATTGGCTCAAGAATCGGTTAGCCGTTAGCGGTTAAAGGTGATAAAAAGGTTTGAGTTATCTTGGTTGCACGTGTGTTGATCTATGTTTCAACACTAGTCTTCTTGTCATTTTGAATTGCTGGTGGGCTGAGTGGAGATTGTTGGTTTAATTTTGGTTAAATTAATTCTTTGTCGTTTAGCAGCTTCGTGTCATAACTAGGTAGAGAATCGTTGTAATTGGCTAGGTGGGGTGTAGGGATTTCGGCTGACGCTATGATATAGCTTACTTGTAATTAATGTGAGTGATGGTTCTTAAATTCGATTTCACTGAATTCATCGTGAATTTCATTATATGTTACCGTTAGAGAACCTTGAAAACTAAACAAGATATTGGCACGTGTTAGGGCGCACTGTTTGCTATTATTTACATTTCTAATTTTGATTGTGCTGAGGATCTGATAAAGATTGGACCTCGTAAAGAAGAAAAGTAACGGTACTTTACGCCTCATTGTTGACTTGGAAAGTATGCAATATATCTTCAAAAAAACTTACTCTTAGCTTTCAACTAACACAAATTCAAGGTCTGACTGTTTCTTGATAGCTTTCATACTACTTGAGTTGTTGAACTTTCTGGATTCAAACTAGAATGGTAAAAGCTTGTACAAAATTGCCGCATTTGGCTACGTGTGATTATTAACAAGCATGTGGATATATGGTTTATTTAATCATTTGGTGGATTCGCTTGAGAATCAGTAACAGTGTGGCCATGTTAAAATCCTCGAGTTACAAGTGTTTGCATGTGTTGCCAATCTATGTTTTAAAATTCTTGTcgtttcttttttaatttttgtctGTGTCGCTGGTGGTTTAACTTTGGTTGGAGTAGTTATTTTTCGTTTGGGATCTAAGTATTTGGCTGTAATGAGTGCCAATCTTTTTACATTATGAGTTAAAATTTTGCTTTAAGTTATCTGGTAACACAGTCAGAGTCTCATTGAATTAAGTTTTTAGGCTTCACATAATGCATtcatgttttttaaaaattttgattaccattaatataatttatttccaTGAAGGTGTGTTGCCTGTCATCTTTTATAAATGCCTATCATGTCTTCGAAAGTGTTTAGAGTGCATTGTTGTTGTTCAAATGCCGTGATGGTGCTTTTACTTTGTTATTTCCTTCAATTTTTATAGAACGGCAAGAATGTGAATGAAGAGGATTTCAAATGCACACACAAAATTGGGCACACTTTTGATGCTTTGTTATAGTGAGGCTGGGTATTGTACTTGGGGTTTTCCTGCATCTCCATATTTTCCACTGCTTTAAGCTACAACGATCACGTCTTTCTGCTTATTCTTGAGATTCATTAACTTTGGATTTCTCAATGTATTTTGTCTTGCAGGTGTATACCGATACATCAACTGGAATCAAATTTTATTCTAGGCCAGCTGTTGTTCGATACCTCGGAAATGTAAATCAGAGTGACGCTGCTGCCAAAAAAATTAAAGTATGCTCTTTTTTCTAACTTttgcagtgaaaaatatttaatttttctttgtcCTCCTGGCCAAACACAGAAATTTGGATTTTGAGACTTGTATGTTCCATGTTCTTTGAACTTCATATGATGCATTATATCTTGCTTGCTTTCATTTCAGCTTGAAGTTGAAGATGAGCCCTCTTCGAAGTCTGATTTTTCTCCACGAAGTCAGCTTGAAGTTGAGGATGAGCCCTCTTTGAAGTCCGAAATTTCTCCACAAAGTCAGCTTGAAGTTGAGGATGAGCTCTCTTTGAAGTCTGAAATTTCTCCACAAAAGATGCCTATTGCTAGTTCAGGGTGCAGCTCTGAAAGGAAGAACAAAGGGAAGCATTCTTTCAAAATGGTTTGTTCTGTGTTGAGCTCGATTTACTAATCACAGTTTTCGTCAAAATATTTCCACCACCTTACATTTCAATGATGTCTAGGTTGCCTGTGAGAGTGAATCAGCTGACGGAATACCTCCAGGATGGATAATAGAAATCAGGACGAGTAAATCTGGGAACAAGATTAGAAATGATCGGGTATTTAATGATGTACTTTTTGCACTTTTGCTTTTAATAATGATCAGGTCTACTGCACTTTTACTTTTAATAATGTTACTATTTTTTCTTATGTTGTATGATTAATGAGTGATTGGTTATTTTCTGAAGTACTACATAGATCCAAACAGTGGTTACATATTATCTTCAAAAAAAGATGTTATGCGATATCTGGAAAATGGGGATATCAGTAACTGTGCTACCAGGCCAAAGAAAATGGAGAGTGATAAGCTCCAATTGATTAAGAATGAAATCCATGTGAGTTGATAGCTTTGTTACTTTATTTCTGACCTAATATTCATCGTctcattatattttatttgcacAATTTGCACTCAAGTACAGCCTTACTTCACTAAATTGTAATTATGTATACACATAAAAATTAACCGTGGATTGGATTGTGAGATGATGGTTATGTAAAAACATGGTAAGAGCATAATCTGATGATGATTAATCTAATTTGGAAGAATTGACAAAAATAACGGAAAACAATGTATTTTAGGCACAAAATCCATTGTGTGATTCAAAATGCATAGTTGGTATGATGGAAAAGTGAACTGGGCCATGGAAAAGTGCAATCTTTTTTTCAAGCTTTTGAATGTTTGAATGATTTTTTCATGGGTCATGTGTATATGCATTTGCTCGTCGAAAGGTTCTATTTAATAGAGGAAAAAATACTTTTTGATTCCATGAACATTTATGAGATGTTTAAACACATAATTGAAAATATAATCTATTTGAGATGCGTGAAATGGTGTTGCTTGGACATAGGAAAGCTGAAAGGTGCCGTTGTGggaccttcaaattttgtgATTTTTGTCTGCGTGGCCCACTATCCAGCGTAAATTTAATGGTTCAACTTGTAGTTTAACAACACTATTGAATGCATAGTTTCAAACTTGACGTCGAGAACAACCTCCTCCTGTTGTCAAGTATCCAGTGCAATGATGCTTTGAGGAAAATCAAAATGTCAGGCTTCAATCATCCTTGCATTATTCCATTCTATTGCTAATGGGAGTTATTTTATCTTCTGGTGTTTGGCGTTGATTGATTGATGATTCATGCGTTGTATTAAGTTATTCTGTTTTTACATCTTAGTTCTCTGAAAAATGTCTATTTTCTATTTATAGTCATTATCTCAAGATAATAAGTTGTCCGAACACATTGAGACAGAACAACTTTTAGCTCCTGGAGAATCAGATTCAGGTACATACGTTTATGTCCAGGTTTATTATTTTTAAGACGCGAACGTGTTTTGATGATTGGCATGAAATAATTACATACTTTAGCTGTTCTGAAAAATGATATACTTGTTGTAGGTGGCGAAAGCTCGAGTGCAAAAAGTCCGGAAGCACCAGATTCTAAGGTCTCTGAACTGAAGGAAGATAACAGTGCTCGTACTCTTGAAGACAATGAATCGTGTGAAAATTCCAATGAGGATGCAGAAATGAAAATTGGCACTGAACCAACTGAAGAAAATGAATCACGTGAAAATTCAGGTAAGGATGCTGAAATGAATGTTGACATTGAACCAACCGAAGACGTGAAATCAACTGATCAAGCATTAGCAAAAACTGATTCTGAGACCCACCAGAAGCTTCCTTCGAGTGGAATcgaaaaacaagaagatgaaagtggaatcgaaaaacaagaagatgaaACTCCGGTGAGCTCAAGAAAATCCAAGAAAAGAAAGGGTCTAATCTTGCCATCGCGAGTGTCAAAAAGGCTTGCAGGGTGCAAAGCCGAGATTCAGTCCGACATGATTCCAAGCAAACGAACACTTAGAGTTGCTGCTAAGAGATTCCACAGCAGTGAAGTTAAGACATTACCGAGTTCTTTTCTTGAAACTGTAGCTGATATTCCTTTGTCTTCCGGTGTACCATCCTCAAAAGAGGTTACAACGCTTCCAATTGTAGCCAATGAAACCCCTCGAGAAATCGAGCCACTGAAAAATGTTGAAAAACCTCTAATAGAAAAGGCGGCTATTTGCATTGAGAAGCAAGCATACGACAATATAAGATCACAAGAGTCGCAACTTTGCTTTGGATTTGGGAACTCTTGGCCTGATCCATGTCTAGAATTTGCATTCAAGACTCTTACAGAGGAAATACCTTATGAAGAAACTCTGGCATTTTCGGGTTGCTTCAGAGATCGGTCCGGCATACCATACAATCAATCAAATGAATTCTCCAAACCGTCTGATTCTGATGTCCCTGGCATCTTTCAAAGTGAAATTCCGCCCCATTCAGAACCACTGAAACATAAAGGGGCTCTTGATCTGTCGCCAGATAAAAATGTCAACTTCCTGGCTCGTAGTGGTGTAAGTTCTCAACAATCTAGTTCTGAGGCAAGGAACAAGGATTGCCCGAACCTTCCAGCGAGTGAGACACATAAACAAACTGCTAAAGCCCTAGTGAGCTTAAGAAAATCCAAGAAAAAGGAGGATCTAAGTTTGGCCTCACAATCATCAGAAAAGTTTGCCTGGAGTGGTATCGCTAAGACGCTGGAATTTGTAGGTGAGAAAACACTTCAACAAGTCGAGCCATCGAACAAAGTAAAAAACCCTCTGGTAGAAAACCAGTCTATCCCAGATGATAATCGTAAACCAAAGGACAGTGCGATATCTGAAGAATCACAACTCTGCTCTGAATTCAGGATCTCTTGGTCTGATCCATGCCTAGATTTCGCATTTAAGACTCTTACAGGTGAACTTCCTATTGAGGAAACTTTTGCACTTTCAGGTCGCTTTGGAAATCAGTCCAGGGTACCTTACAATCAAGCTAAAGATCACATTAAACCATCAGGATCTGTTCTACCAACCATTTTCCAGAATGAAACTCCTCGCCATTCGGAACAATTGAAGAAAAACAACGTGGTTCATCTGTTACCAGGTAATAATGTAAGCTTCCCGACTTTTAGTGGCTTGAGTTCTCAACAATCAACCTCAGAGGCGAGGAACAGGGAGTACCAGACAAAGGTTAGTCTTAGAAAATAGGAACAAAAACCTTAACTCACTATATAGAATTGAAGTTAATGTTTTTCCCCTACTGAAATCTTTGTTAGTTTGGACTTATTTGGTGTCAAGCATTACAGCCGCCTTTGTAACAGTGACTTCTAAGCTATGTGTCTGCAAATGTAGTTGGGGGATGCACTTTTATTTTCAGTATCCAAATGCATGAAAAGATTGTGCAGTTTTCCGATCTTCTGCTATTTCGTTTTCCAATTTGCTTAAATATGATGTGTTGGAAAGTTCCTTTGTATGAAATTTAGTTTTTAGCAATCCTCTGTTTCTTTTCCTCTACTTATTGTACatatttattttgttatatgtatatatgtgttATGTGTGTGCGTTTATGAATATTATTCATTTTGTTATTTTActtaacaatatttttatattaatttgtttgaatcaatatttttgtatttattaATATAGTATTTTACCATTTTAAGTTCTTTATGGTTAAATATagaatgaaatatttttatatctACTAAAAATCAAAAGCACGAAAaatcaatattatttttaaacgtCGTCTGAAGAATTATGAACTGGTTTTGAGTTTCAATGCAGATACTTGAATCTGTTTCCTATGAAGACTATTTTTACCAGCTAAACAGGCGtctcttatttattttttatgtttaaaaaCAGAAAAAATCAATAACGCGATTAAATTAAACCATCCATATttgataaatcataaattattgAAATGTTCCTAGATATTGTATAAAGTGAAAATTACAGATAGGCCTCGGTAGTCCTAGTGGACAACATTTGTGACAAAATTGTACAAACAATATACAAGTTGATCTCCTAAATTCAACCATACCTGTCTCAACTGAATTCATATAGATAAGAAGCGAACCCATTAGCTTTAGCTTTAGTTGTACAAACAGATATACATGTTGAAAATAACTCGAGTTTCAATGTCTGTAGCTGATAAGCGAATCCGTTGGCTTTAGTTCAAGATCTTTCAGAGCCTGAGACGAACCAGCTCACTTTCAACGAGCTTTTCTAAGCTAGAAACATAGAGCCAGCTTCTTTGGAGTATGTGTTGTGCTAAATTACATATGCATCTGTTATCAAACTCCAGTGACTAAGGAGAGAGAGTATGACGTCGTACAACTTGCAGATTCGAGATTCGGTGTCTGAAAACCAGTTCAAGTTATTTCGTTAACAATACATTTCCCATAACCTTCGTCACCACACGAGCAGCTCCCATCTTTAAAACGATGGAAGTGTTCGGTGTCCCTTACCGAAATTTCTCTCCTACACATTGTGGACATGAATTTGATCGTATCGTGACAGCTCTTGCACATGTACAAGTTCTTTGTTACACAAATAGGCATCCCAGGGACACTGTTTATGAGCCCGAAAGCAGCAGCTAACCTCTCACTATGACCACAGAAAACCTCAGCTTTCGAGGCTTCAATTTCATTTGCATAACTTTCTTCTGGATCACCAAGACCAGCAACTTTCATTTTGTGGTAAAATCCCTTCAAGAGAGCAGTTATTTCGGTTATTTGAGGGTGAGAACCATCACCACTGAGGAACGCGTGGATCTTTCCTTTAACTTCAATCCAACTGCAACCAGGATCAATGGTCAGCCCCatctctctcatcatcttcctcAATTTTGCGACTTCATCCCACTTACCACTGTCGGAATACAAGTTACACAAGAGAATATAATATCCGACGTCCCTCTTATCCATCCCAAAAATGTGTCGGGCAGCCACTTCCCCAAGCTCGACTCGTCCATGGATCCTACATGCATTCAACAAGGCTCCCCAAATTGCTGCATCTGGTTTCATATCCATTTCTTCTATAAGCATGAAAGCATCCTCCAGCTTTCCTGCTCGGCCAAGCAAATCCACCACGCAGGCATAATGCTTCAGATTTGGAGCAATTGAAAACTCAGTTTCCATGGCATTAAAATATTGCAGGCCTTCAGTGACCATTCCGGATCGGCTACATGCACATAACAGTGCTGTAAAAGTTACCTCATCCGGACTAACTTTGGACTCAATCATTTTGTTAAATAGCTCGGTGGCAAGATGACCGTGGCCCCTATTGGAATGACCAGTCAGCAAAATATTCCAAGACGCCACATCCGGTTCCTGGATCTTAAACTGATTCAGTGCTGACTCTACCCTACCACACCTAACGTACATGTCGAGAAGAGCATTTGGTATAAAACCATCAAATACCGACCCATTTCTCAATACATGGGCATGGATTTCCTTCCCCCGCATCAATGCTCCTATCCTTGCACATGCAGAGAGTACAGAGATCAAGGTAACATCATTCGGGGTTAAACCGAGTTTCATTTGCCTAAAATAGATCAAGGCTTCAAAGTTGCGGTTATTGATTCGAAGCCCAAAGATAATTGATGTCCACGAAATTACATTTTTATCAGGAATTTGGTGGAATACTTCCAAAGCCTTGTCAATGCATTTACACTTGGAATAAAAGTCGATAAGAGCATTTGCAACCATAACATGGCCTATAAGTCCAACCCGTTCAGCAATCTCATGAAGCTTTATGCCAAAATCAAGAAAGCCCAAAGAAGCACAGGCGGAAACGAC
The Primulina eburnea isolate SZY01 chromosome 5, ASM2296580v1, whole genome shotgun sequence genome window above contains:
- the LOC140832097 gene encoding uncharacterized protein isoform X3, whose product is MVAGTSPEWPPLGFTEKIKLKDGRKIKVYTDTSTGIKFYSRPAVVRYLGNVNQSDAAAKKIKLEVEDEPSLKSEISPQSQLEVEDELSLKSEISPQKMPIASSGCSSERKNKGKHSFKMVACESESADGIPPGWIIEIRTSKSGNKIRNDRYYIDPNSGYILSSKKDVMRYLENGDISNCATRPKKMESDKLQLIKNEIHSLSQDNKLSEHIETEQLLAPGESDSGGESSSAKSPEAPDSKVSELKEDNSARTLEDNESCENSNEDAEMKIGTEPTEENESRENSGKDAEMNVDIEPTEDVKSTDQALAKTDSETHQKLPSSGIEKQEDESGIEKQEDETPVSSRKSKKRKGLILPSRVSKRLAGCKAEIQSDMIPSKRTLRVAAKRFHSSEVKTLPSSFLETVADIPLSSGVPSSKEVTTLPIVANETPREIEPLKNVEKPLIEKAAICIEKQAYDNIRSQESQLCFGFGNSWPDPCLEFAFKTLTEEIPYEETLAFSGCFRDRSGIPYNQSNEFSKPSDSDVPGIFQSEIPPHSEPLKHKGALDLSPDKNVNFLARSGVSSQQSSSEARNKDCPNLPASETHKQTAKALVSLRKSKKKEDLSLASQSSEKFAWSGIAKTLEFVGEKTLQQVEPSNKVKNPLVENQSIPDDNRKPKDSAISEESQLCSEFRISWSDPCLDFAFKTLTGELPIEETFALSGRFGNQSRVPYNQAKDHIKPSGSVLPTIFQNETPRHSEQLKKNNVVHLLPGNNVSFPTFSGLSSQQSTSEARNREYQTKVSLRK
- the LOC140832097 gene encoding uncharacterized protein isoform X1, whose amino-acid sequence is MVAGTSPEWPPLGFTEKIKLKDGRKIKVYTDTSTGIKFYSRPAVVRYLGNVNQSDAAAKKIKLEVEDEPSSKSDFSPRSQLEVEDEPSLKSEISPQSQLEVEDELSLKSEISPQKMPIASSGCSSERKNKGKHSFKMVACESESADGIPPGWIIEIRTSKSGNKIRNDRYYIDPNSGYILSSKKDVMRYLENGDISNCATRPKKMESDKLQLIKNEIHSLSQDNKLSEHIETEQLLAPGESDSGGESSSAKSPEAPDSKVSELKEDNSARTLEDNESCENSNEDAEMKIGTEPTEENESRENSGKDAEMNVDIEPTEDVKSTDQALAKTDSETHQKLPSSGIEKQEDESGIEKQEDETPVSSRKSKKRKGLILPSRVSKRLAGCKAEIQSDMIPSKRTLRVAAKRFHSSEVKTLPSSFLETVADIPLSSGVPSSKEVTTLPIVANETPREIEPLKNVEKPLIEKAAICIEKQAYDNIRSQESQLCFGFGNSWPDPCLEFAFKTLTEEIPYEETLAFSGCFRDRSGIPYNQSNEFSKPSDSDVPGIFQSEIPPHSEPLKHKGALDLSPDKNVNFLARSGVSSQQSSSEARNKDCPNLPASETHKQTAKALVSLRKSKKKEDLSLASQSSEKFAWSGIAKTLEFVGEKTLQQVEPSNKVKNPLVENQSIPDDNRKPKDSAISEESQLCSEFRISWSDPCLDFAFKTLTGELPIEETFALSGRFGNQSRVPYNQAKDHIKPSGSVLPTIFQNETPRHSEQLKKNNVVHLLPGNNVSFPTFSGLSSQQSTSEARNREYQTKVSLRK
- the LOC140832097 gene encoding uncharacterized protein isoform X4 — protein: MVAGTSPEWPPLGFTEKIKLKDGRKIKVYTDTSTGIKFYSRPAVVRYLGNVNQSDAAAKKIKLEVEDEPSSKSDFSPRSQLEVEDEPSLKSEISPQSQLEVEDELSLKSEISPQKMPIASSGCSSERKNKGKHSFKMVACESESADGIPPGWIIEIRTSKSGNKIRNDRYYIDPNSGYILSSKKDVMRYLENGDISNCATRPKKMESDKLQLIKNEIHSLSQDNKLSEHIETEQLLAPGESDSGGESSSAKSPEAPDSKVSELKEDNSARTLEDNESCENSNEDAEMKIGTEPTEENESRENSGKDAEMNVDIEPTEDVKSTDQALAKTDSETHQKLPSSGIEKQEDESGIEKQEDETPVSSRKSKKRKGLILPSRVSKRLAGCKAEIQSDMIPSKRTLRVAAKRFHSSEVKTLPSSFLETVADIPLSSGVPSSKEVTTLPIVANETPREIEPLKNVEKPLIEKAAICIEKQAYDNIRSQESQLCFGFGNSWPDPCLEFAFKTLTEEIPYEETLAFSGCFRDRSGIPYNQSNEFSKPSDSDVPGIFQSEIPPHSEPLKHKGALDLSPDKNVNFLARSGVSSQQSSSEARNKDCPNLPASETHKQTAKALVSLRKSKKKEDLSLASQSSEKFAWSGIAKTLEFVGEKTLQQVEPSNKVKNPLVENQSIPDDNRKPKDSAISEESQLCSEFRISWSLWKSVQGTLQSS
- the LOC140832097 gene encoding uncharacterized protein isoform X2 — translated: MVAGTSPEWPPLGFTEKIKLKDGRKIKVYTDTSTGIKFYSRPAVVRYLGNLEVEDEPSSKSDFSPRSQLEVEDEPSLKSEISPQSQLEVEDELSLKSEISPQKMPIASSGCSSERKNKGKHSFKMVACESESADGIPPGWIIEIRTSKSGNKIRNDRYYIDPNSGYILSSKKDVMRYLENGDISNCATRPKKMESDKLQLIKNEIHSLSQDNKLSEHIETEQLLAPGESDSGGESSSAKSPEAPDSKVSELKEDNSARTLEDNESCENSNEDAEMKIGTEPTEENESRENSGKDAEMNVDIEPTEDVKSTDQALAKTDSETHQKLPSSGIEKQEDESGIEKQEDETPVSSRKSKKRKGLILPSRVSKRLAGCKAEIQSDMIPSKRTLRVAAKRFHSSEVKTLPSSFLETVADIPLSSGVPSSKEVTTLPIVANETPREIEPLKNVEKPLIEKAAICIEKQAYDNIRSQESQLCFGFGNSWPDPCLEFAFKTLTEEIPYEETLAFSGCFRDRSGIPYNQSNEFSKPSDSDVPGIFQSEIPPHSEPLKHKGALDLSPDKNVNFLARSGVSSQQSSSEARNKDCPNLPASETHKQTAKALVSLRKSKKKEDLSLASQSSEKFAWSGIAKTLEFVGEKTLQQVEPSNKVKNPLVENQSIPDDNRKPKDSAISEESQLCSEFRISWSDPCLDFAFKTLTGELPIEETFALSGRFGNQSRVPYNQAKDHIKPSGSVLPTIFQNETPRHSEQLKKNNVVHLLPGNNVSFPTFSGLSSQQSTSEARNREYQTKVSLRK
- the LOC140832097 gene encoding uncharacterized protein isoform X5 — translated: MPIASSGCSSERKNKGKHSFKMVACESESADGIPPGWIIEIRTSKSGNKIRNDRYYIDPNSGYILSSKKDVMRYLENGDISNCATRPKKMESDKLQLIKNEIHSLSQDNKLSEHIETEQLLAPGESDSGGESSSAKSPEAPDSKVSELKEDNSARTLEDNESCENSNEDAEMKIGTEPTEENESRENSGKDAEMNVDIEPTEDVKSTDQALAKTDSETHQKLPSSGIEKQEDESGIEKQEDETPVSSRKSKKRKGLILPSRVSKRLAGCKAEIQSDMIPSKRTLRVAAKRFHSSEVKTLPSSFLETVADIPLSSGVPSSKEVTTLPIVANETPREIEPLKNVEKPLIEKAAICIEKQAYDNIRSQESQLCFGFGNSWPDPCLEFAFKTLTEEIPYEETLAFSGCFRDRSGIPYNQSNEFSKPSDSDVPGIFQSEIPPHSEPLKHKGALDLSPDKNVNFLARSGVSSQQSSSEARNKDCPNLPASETHKQTAKALVSLRKSKKKEDLSLASQSSEKFAWSGIAKTLEFVGEKTLQQVEPSNKVKNPLVENQSIPDDNRKPKDSAISEESQLCSEFRISWSDPCLDFAFKTLTGELPIEETFALSGRFGNQSRVPYNQAKDHIKPSGSVLPTIFQNETPRHSEQLKKNNVVHLLPGNNVSFPTFSGLSSQQSTSEARNREYQTKVSLRK
- the LOC140832099 gene encoding pentatricopeptide repeat-containing protein At1g15510, chloroplastic; the protein is MAVCARISSNFLLTEYKNLHLLNSNNLKGQNFTQIICKTHQVRLKICHSHSVLNSSSSFATEPNSLLIQLCIENKLNQAINFLNSIADEQQNGIEEETFVSLVRLCEFQRASHEGLFVYSFLSNLMTRLSLKLGNALLSMFVRLGNLSDAWYVFGKMEERDVFSWNILIGGYAKNGFFYEAIELYGRMLWLGGISVRPDVYTFPCVLRACGGLGDWNWCREMHAHVLRFGFESEVDVVNALITMYVKCSDVWSARTVFDGMSKRDVISWNAMISGHFENEECSEGLRLFFSMRECCYCPDLMTMTSVISGCEVIGDESLAQAVHGYVAKMEYGSESSVYISLIQMYSSLGRWGEAEEAFARIECKDVVSWTSMISGYSNNGMAEKAIETYNMMELEGVMPDEITIASVVSACASLGFLDFGIKLHEIAERVGLIGHVMVANALIDFYSKCKCIDKALEVFHQIPDKNVISWTSIIFGLRINNRNFEALIYFRQMKLGLTPNDVTLISVLSACARIGALMRGKEIHAHVLRNGSVFDGFIPNALLDMYVRCGRVESALNQFKIQEPDVASWNILLTGHSNRGHGHLATELFNKMIESKVSPDEVTFTALLCACSRSGMVTEGLQYFNAMETEFSIAPNLKHYACVVDLLGRAGKLEDAFMLIEEMDMKPDAAIWGALLNACRIHGRVELGEVAARHIFGMDKRDVGYYILLCNLYSDSGKWDEVAKLRKMMREMGLTIDPGCSWIEVKGKIHAFLSGDGSHPQITEITALLKGFYHKMKVAGLGDPEESYANEIEASKAEVFCGHSERLAAAFGLINSVPGMPICVTKNLYMCKSCHDTIKFMSTMCRREISVRDTEHFHRFKDGSCSCGDEGYGKCIVNEIT